The Candidatus Methylomirabilota bacterium genome contains the following window.
GCGCGAGGATCTTTGCGGCGGTGATTCATCGAATTCGAGAGCGTTCACCGGGTTGTAGTGTTGAGGTGCTCGTTCCGGATTTTCGTGGCAGTGAGGCAGCCCTGAGAACCGTTGTTGAAGCCGCGCCGGCTATACTCAGCCACAATGTAGAAACTGTTCCCAGATTGTATCAAGAGGTCCGCCCTGGATCGAGCTATGAGCGATCGCTCGAACTTCTGGCCAAGGCGAGGCGAATAGCGCCGGAGTTGGTAACCAAGTCAGGGGTAATTGTGGGATTCGGTGAGACATGGCAAGAACTGCTCCGGACGATGGCGGACCTCAGGGCGGTAGATTGCGATATCCTGACGCTGGGCCAATACCTCCGGCCAAGCCAGGCGCACCTGCCGATCAGAAGATACTATACCCCGGAGGAGTTCGGGGAACTGAAGATGATTGGGGAAGGGATGGGCTTTAAGTACATCGAGTCCGGGCCATTGGTCCGGAGTTCGTACCATGCCCGCGGCCAAGCTGAGAACGTCAGCCGGAAACGTGAGAGCGGGAGGACTGAGCTATGCTGAAGTTAGAGCGGAAGGAGCTGGTGGATCTGCTTCGGCAGATGCTCCTGATGCG
Protein-coding sequences here:
- the lipA gene encoding lipoyl synthase; the encoded protein is MLRSAEATPLLSHPETLGSPKPPWLKVKAPGSPNYLRLKRLVREGQLHTICEEALCPNIGECWQQLTATFLILGEICTRNCGFCAATHGRPTELDLAEPERVAKAICELGLVHAVVTSVNRDDLADGGARIFAAVIHRIRERSPGCSVEVLVPDFRGSEAALRTVVEAAPAILSHNVETVPRLYQEVRPGSSYERSLELLAKARRIAPELVTKSGVIVGFGETWQELLRTMADLRAVDCDILTLGQYLRPSQAHLPIRRYYTPEEFGELKMIGEGMGFKYIESGPLVRSSYHARGQAENVSRKRESGRTELC